A stretch of DNA from Aspergillus flavus chromosome 3, complete sequence:
ACTTTGTGGTCAGTGGCACGTATCTTACCTCCTCCAAGCAGGAATACGCCCTGTGGGCACTTGACTTGAAGACGCTCACCTGGGGCCGTATCGATGCTGGTGGGACAGTTTTCGGCCAAGGAAGCTGGAACCGCGGAGTACTGTGGGCGAGAAGGAACACCTTCGTGATTCTCGGTCATCGGAAGCGTAGCCTAGTTGAGGATTACAACCACCGACGACTCAACTTCTCGCACGTGTGCATGGTCGAGTTGGAAGCATTCGGACTCTACAATAACCCGTGCAGGACAGCTCCGACATCCGGATACATTTCTCATAGCTCCCCTGCAGTCCCCGCATCTCTTCACCCTAAGTTGGCTAAATTAACATCTGGTGGAAGACCATTCTCATCCGCCTCTGACGAACTGGGAAGACTAGCTCAATCTCTCCCCGAGATGACGGACATGGAGCTTCAAGCGGTAGGAGGCGAGCGCATTCCCGTCAACTCTCGAATCTTGACTAGAAGATGGGGACCGTACTTTATTCAACTTCTACGAGAATCTTCTGACAATGGGGTCTCCGACTCTGCCACATTGCGCCCAGCGCTCCAGATGTATCCAAACCGTAACTCCAGCATCACAATTACTCCGTCAATCGGACCGAATAGCACCTATTCCAGCGCCACTACTCTCGTCAGCAATCATTCAAACCCCTCCAAGTCATTGTTAGCGAATCTTGAGATACCCTCTGCGCATAGTTTACCTCCTACATCTAGACCCCGCGTGCTGTACTTGCCTCATACCTACCTCACCCTACAGGTTCTCGTCTACTACTTCTACACGTCTTCCCTCCCACCAGCGGGTTCCTCTCTCTGTACGCCCCAAATCCTCTGttcccttctccaacttgCGCGACCGTACCAAGTGGACGGTCTCCTGGAAGCCACTGTCGAAAGACTACACCAAGTGCTCGACGGACGCAACGCTGCCGCCGTCTTCAATGCCGCCGCCATGGCTGCAGGTGGCGGCAGAGGTACCGGATTCACCAGCGGACCAGGAGGTACTCTGGAAGCCCTCAACGGCGTCCACGGCAGCACAGACTCCGTCGCCGGCACAGGAACAGATACCTCACACAGCCACCTTACGTCGGACTCCTCAGACACGGAACACGGCACATCCGGCATCTCCGTCGCAAGCAGCACCAGCGGCGCCGCCAGTGGCTCCAGAGGCATCCCTCTCCgcatcaacaccaacatctTCAGTCGTCGCCAGCGCAATACGACCAACCTCGAACGCGACCGCGACGACTCCATCAGCAACGCCAGCACCgccacctccgcctccacAAACACCAGCTTCGACCACTCCGACACCGACGACGCCACGCACTCCCACCGCCGCCGCAACACAGACGCCGAACTCCGTCCCAACCGCGAGATCTGGACCGGCGACCTCAGCAGCGTAATCGGCCTGCAAAAGCGCGGCCTCCGCGGCCTCATGGAAGGTCGCCGACTGCGCGAACGCAGCGCCAAACCGGCGAGCACAAGCGGCCCCGTATCTATTCCTCCAGAGAACCCTCCCTCGGCAGGCGCCGGTTGATAAGCACCGATACTAAGATCCTTATGCGATGCAtctattttatctttttcttgttgccTTCTACCGGTTTTCCTCTACGTCTTGTATCCCCTCCCATAGCGATGTTTCGGCTTCTGGCTTCATTTACCCCTTAGCTTGCCTGTCATGATCTCGATGAAAAATTAGAGGTTCTTGATCGAAATGTATAGAATTTTCGTTATTTGTCTTTTCAGTACATGAATGCTGTGATGTTTAAATCTGCATCAACACGGGTTTGTTTATAGTACACCCACCCTTGGGATTATCGAATAAGTTCAATACCAGTCCTTCAGGTCATGGGACAGCGTTTATTCATCAGTAACTATACAATAAGTAGATGCAACTTATGAATTGAAGTTGATTTGTCTAAGAAAAGACTTGCCAGATCTTGTTAGCTGATTTGTTCATCAAATCTTACCCCGTATGGGTGTGTAGAGCTGATAATAATTGGTAGTATGATCAGCTATAGTGAAAGCCCTAGGATGCTGCACGGAGCTGTTATCTGCTCCCAGAATCTTCTCATGTACTTTCAGACTTGACTGGGTTGCTCtgtgcttttttttttttttttttttggactATTTGAAAACGATGCGACGTATACAGAAAAACTAAAGCATTACCTCCCCAACCCTTCGCTCATCGTAGAGCAGTACTTATGCTATTGCCGGCGTCGTAACATGTTTCCGGGGCTGGAGAGTACCCACGCCTCCCAGAGCAACCTCTGCTCGCGCCTCACACTCAATCCATTATCACCTAGGTCATCCGCAGTGAGTGCTCTCAACCGCTCCAGAGTTGTCTCCGAAAACGAACGCCGGGTGCTTCCGCAGGGAGAGAAAAACGGGTAATCAGCATTGAAACTTGCATGATAAGGGGGTAGGGCGAGTGTAGGTTCTGGGACGACGGAGAGGACCGATGTGCTGGAAGTACTGGCATAACCATTGGTATCTGGTGAGTCCGAATCCAAATGGTCTGCGTAGTCGATGTCTCGTAAATCTATACGTTCTACTTGGTCCATTTCGTCGTGCAGGACGGACAGGATATCCCGCCATCGGCCTCCATTGCGAAGGTAGACGCCAACCAATGCGATATCACGGAGTTGTCTCCTATGTCGGCGGATCAGGGAGACAACCTCTTCCGAATCAAGGCGCCAACCTTGAATGCTGAGAGCCCGCAGTCTTTTCCACTGTAGGCGGTGGAAAATGAGTTCTAGCGAGAGATCGAGAGGCATATTGGCCCGAAAGCCTAACTTTATTGAGGTTAAATTCTTTGCGGATAGAAAGAAGTCATGAAAGACGCTAGAAACAGATTTGATGCTGCTCGTCATGTCTTTGGGGGAATGAAAGGTGACATCTATGCTCGTTAGTCGAGCACCCAAGGTGGATAGCGTTAGGGGAGGTGTCTGCGATAGCTTCACTGCGGACTCTGGGCTAATCTGAGGCCCCACAAAGCGAATAGCGCTGCAGTTTGACTCTAGTAGAGAAATCGCTAGGCTTGTGATAGCCCGCGTGCAAGCTGACTCCCAGTCTAAATAAACGGTCTCTGCTGAAGATTGCTCACGTATATAATCTAGTAACTGCTCGTCCGCTCCATCCTGCAAGCGAAGCAGTTTAATTTGTTGGAGAGACGAGAATGCAGATATAGCGCGGCGCAAGAGTAGCATATCATGAGCCCCAGCGATGATGTATTCCTGGTCTTCACGCCGGCTCTTCTGTACTTGTGAAACTGCGAGGTTTTGCGATTCAACTACTTTCAAGACACGGGACCAGTCTAGAAACCTGTCAGCTTGACTTCCGTGCAAGTTTAACGAATTAGCAGAGACGGTACCGCTTCCTTGATAAAAGGGCCGCACCATGTACGTGAATGATCTGACATGGCAGGCCAGCTGCATGTCCAGAAGGTCCTCTAACCTCCGAAACCCATCTCGTGAAAAGCGAAGGACAAAACGAGGGAATTTCCATGGAGTAGCGATTCGCTTGAACCTTGCACACACCAGCCTGAATCGGTCTAAGTCGGAGGTTTCCCCATGCGCGGAGCTGCCATTGGGCACGTAGGAGCCGTGGCTGTTCGTGGGGGAGGTATCGTTAGAGGAAGGCTCTGATCCCAAGAGAAACGAGAGGATGTGACTGATCAGTTCGTCCGCAAGGTCGTCAATGCGCCGTGGTCTGTCCATGGCTTTTTCTTAGCAGGGCAGCCGCGTCTCCGGCTGCTTTGGCTACCCGCAACAACATGGAAGTCGGGCCTGGTCAAAGAGAATCGAGGAGGAAGGTGCACCTCATGGAAGGGTGCATGAACGTAAGTCGATTGTAGGCGAACACTCTGCGtaataaaataaaggaaCGGGAAGTTGAATAAGCAAAAAAAAGGAGTGTAAGGTAGCAAGGGCCTTGAAGggtaaaaataaaaatttacGTAGACAGGAAaggacgaagaaaagaaaagaaaagaaaaaagaaagacaaacgtAAAGTGATACATCCCCTCTCCAGTCCCTAGACAGGCACTCTCTATCAACTGCAGAGTAGGCGGGCCACCGAGACAGCGCTTGGAGCACGGAGGCATGTCTGACAAGATTTAGAGTGTCCCACATGGACCATGACCTAACCCGGTCGACTGGGATCATCGTCAATATTGAACCCAGGGCATTTCCCCCGGGCCAACACCGATACGATATTGGACAAGAACTGACACACACCAGGGTCACATGATCGAAAGGGTATGCGGTTACCCAGCGTGAACCTGCAGGAAAGGTtgcaaaggaagagaaggattGGTGATTAGAGTGATCGTGGGCTAGGCCCAGGATGATGGAGGGGGGAAGAGATGATGCGACATGAGAGTCAGATACCTGCAGACGAACCCCGCCTGGGAAGCGAATCGTATCGTGGCGCGGTGTAGCTGCAAGCCTAGATGACTGGCGCGAAGACCATGGCCACACTACCAACGGAGTATGCAGTATAAATAGAACGTCATGGAGCAAGTTGGCAGCCAGCAGGCAGAAAATCGACCGAAGTCACAACAATGGACTGCATGACATGGCCTCAGAGGCCACAATTACCGCGTGGGTGGGCGAATCTGCTGTGAGAGGGAAAGGA
This window harbors:
- a CDS encoding putative regulatory protein Ral2 (unnamed protein product), whose translation is MMSRSQSSLGYLDSNREDLAGSGVSPGPQQPSSASGPINLSGLVCNVRRTTGREPHPLVGATTTILGDKLYVFGGRVLSKSRPQLTSDIYELDLIRRHWTKIDATGDIPRPRYFHSVCALGDNKLVCYGGMSPKDTTPNGSTGQEAQPEVVVMSDIHIFDVPSRTWTRVPATDSPQGRYAHCATILPSSAHFTSATAPLSAIHHNPASSNPHQGSIGVDIDGFGGAEMVVVGGQDSSNHYIEQVSVFNLRSLKWTNTSPLGRSCGAYRSVVAPLAGINVSDIGSASIDKEAHEPVEESQVEGCPMLIYSNYNFLDVKLELQLRLPDGRLIEKPMQNQASPPGLRFPNGGVINGHFVVSGTYLTSSKQEYALWALDLKTLTWGRIDAGGTVFGQGSWNRGVLWARRNTFVILGHRKRSLVEDYNHRRLNFSHVCMVELEAFGLYNNPCRTAPTSGYISHSSPAVPASLHPKLAKLTSGGRPFSSASDELGRLAQSLPEMTDMELQAVGGERIPVNSRILTRRWGPYFIQLLRESSDNGVSDSATLRPALQMYPNRNSSITITPSIGPNSTYSSATTLVSNHSNPSKSLLANLEIPSAHSLPPTSRPRVLYLPHTYLTLQVLVYYFYTSSLPPAGSSLCTPQILCSLLQLARPYQVDGLLEATVERLHQVLDGRNAAAVFNAAAMAAGGGRGTGFTSGPGGTLEALNGVHGSTDSVAGTGTDTSHSHLTSDSSDTEHGTSGISVASSTSGAASGSRGIPLRINTNIFSRRQRNTTNLERDRDDSISNASTATSASTNTSFDHSDTDDATHSHRRRNTDAELRPNREIWTGDLSSVIGLQKRGLRGLMEGRRLRERSAKPASTSGPVSIPPENPPSAGAG
- a CDS encoding F-box domain protein → MDRPRRIDDLADELISHILSFLLGSEPSSNDTSPTNSHGSYVPNGSSAHGETSDLDRFRLVCARFKRIATPWKFPRFVLRFSRDGFRRLEDLLDMQLACHVRSFTYMVRPFYQGSDWSRVLKVVESQNLAVSQVQKSRREDQEYIIAGAHDMLLLRRAISAFSSLQQIKLLRLQDGADEQLLDYIREQSSAETVYLDWESACTRAITSLAISLLESNCSAIRFVGPQISPESAVKLSQTPPLTLSTLGARLTSIDVTFHSPKDMTSSIKSVSSVFHDFFLSAKNLTSIKLGFRANMPLDLSLELIFHRLQWKRLRALSIQGWRLDSEEVVSLIRRHRRQLRDIALVGVYLRNGGRWRDILSVLHDEMDQVERIDLRDIDYADHLDSDSPDTNGYASTSSTSVLSVVPEPTLALPPYHASFNADYPFFSPCGSTRRSFSETTLERLRALTADDLGDNGLSVRREQRLLWEAWVLSSPGNMLRRRQ